Proteins from one Sander lucioperca isolate FBNREF2018 chromosome 16, SLUC_FBN_1.2, whole genome shotgun sequence genomic window:
- the ssr2 gene encoding translocon-associated protein subunit beta isoform X1 produces MMMMMMMMKMVLPVFLLLAVLGLGSGEEGARLLASKSLLNRYAVEGRDLTLQYNLYNVGSSAALEVELSDDSFPPEDFGIVSGMLNVKWDRIAPASNVSHTVVLRPLKAGYFNFTSASVSYLAQEGGQVVVGYTSAPGQGGILAQREFDRRFSPHYLDWAAFGVMTLPSIGIPLLLWYSSKRKYDSPKAKKN; encoded by the exons atgatgatgatgatgatgatgatgaagatggtgctgcctgtgtttctGCTCCTGGCTGTGTTGGGCCTGGGCTCCGGAGAAGAGGGAGCCCGCCTGCTGGCCTCCAAGTCCCTGCTGAACCGCTACGCTGTGGAGGGCCGAGACCTCACCCTGCAGTACAACCTCTACAATGTGGGCTCCAG tgCTGCTCTGGAGGTGGAGCTGTCGGATGATTCTTTCCCCCCTGAAGACTTTGGAATCGTTTCAGGAATGTTGAATGTCAAATGGGACAGGATTGCACC AGCCAGCAACGTGTCTCACACAGTGGTGCTGCGCCCCCTGAAGGCTGGCTACTTTAACTTCACCTCTGCCTCTGTCAGCTACCTGGCCCAGGAGGGAGGACAAGTCGTG GTTGGCTACACCAGCGCCCCCGGCCAGGGAGGCATTCTGGCTCAGCGCGAGTTTGACCGCCGCTTCTCCCCCCACTAT CTGGACTGGGCTGCGTTCGGCGTGATGACCCTGCCCTCCATCGGCATCCCGCTGCTCCTCTGGTACTCCAGCAAGAGGAAGTACGATTCGCCGAAGGCCAAGAAGAACTGA
- the ssr2 gene encoding translocon-associated protein subunit beta isoform X6 encodes MMMMMMKMVLPVFLLLAVLGLGSGEEGARLLASKSLLNRYAVEGRDLTLQYNLYNVGSSAALEVELSDDSFPPEDFGIVSGMLNVKWDRIAPASNVSHTVVLRPLKAGYFNFTSASVSYLAQEGGQVVVGYTSAPGQGGILAQREFDRRFSPHYLDWAAFGVMTLPSIGIPLLLWYSSKRKYDSPKAKKN; translated from the exons atgatgatgatgatgatgaagatggtgctgcctgtgtttctGCTCCTGGCTGTGTTGGGCCTGGGCTCCGGAGAAGAGGGAGCCCGCCTGCTGGCCTCCAAGTCCCTGCTGAACCGCTACGCTGTGGAGGGCCGAGACCTCACCCTGCAGTACAACCTCTACAATGTGGGCTCCAG tgCTGCTCTGGAGGTGGAGCTGTCGGATGATTCTTTCCCCCCTGAAGACTTTGGAATCGTTTCAGGAATGTTGAATGTCAAATGGGACAGGATTGCACC AGCCAGCAACGTGTCTCACACAGTGGTGCTGCGCCCCCTGAAGGCTGGCTACTTTAACTTCACCTCTGCCTCTGTCAGCTACCTGGCCCAGGAGGGAGGACAAGTCGTG GTTGGCTACACCAGCGCCCCCGGCCAGGGAGGCATTCTGGCTCAGCGCGAGTTTGACCGCCGCTTCTCCCCCCACTAT CTGGACTGGGCTGCGTTCGGCGTGATGACCCTGCCCTCCATCGGCATCCCGCTGCTCCTCTGGTACTCCAGCAAGAGGAAGTACGATTCGCCGAAGGCCAAGAAGAACTGA
- the ssr2 gene encoding translocon-associated protein subunit beta isoform X3 yields MNVGDTSCKQQLYPSEHAHSLLQYPRLEEQQWTVMMMMMMMMKMVLPVFLLLAVLGLGSGEEGARLLASKSLLNRYAVEGRDLTLQYNLYNVGSSAALEVELSDDSFPPEDFGIVSGMLNVKWDRIAPASNVSHTVVLRPLKAGYFNFTSASVSYLAQEGGQVVVGYTSAPGQGGILAQREFDRRFSPHYLDWAAFGVMTLPSIGIPLLLWYSSKRKYDSPKAKKN; encoded by the exons ATGAATGTAGGGGACACGTCATGCAAACAGCAGCTTTACCCTTCTGAGCATGCGCATTCACTCCTTCAATATCCGAGATTGGAAGAGCAGCAGTGGACGGTAATG atgatgatgatgatgatgatgaagatggtgctgcctgtgtttctGCTCCTGGCTGTGTTGGGCCTGGGCTCCGGAGAAGAGGGAGCCCGCCTGCTGGCCTCCAAGTCCCTGCTGAACCGCTACGCTGTGGAGGGCCGAGACCTCACCCTGCAGTACAACCTCTACAATGTGGGCTCCAG tgCTGCTCTGGAGGTGGAGCTGTCGGATGATTCTTTCCCCCCTGAAGACTTTGGAATCGTTTCAGGAATGTTGAATGTCAAATGGGACAGGATTGCACC AGCCAGCAACGTGTCTCACACAGTGGTGCTGCGCCCCCTGAAGGCTGGCTACTTTAACTTCACCTCTGCCTCTGTCAGCTACCTGGCCCAGGAGGGAGGACAAGTCGTG GTTGGCTACACCAGCGCCCCCGGCCAGGGAGGCATTCTGGCTCAGCGCGAGTTTGACCGCCGCTTCTCCCCCCACTAT CTGGACTGGGCTGCGTTCGGCGTGATGACCCTGCCCTCCATCGGCATCCCGCTGCTCCTCTGGTACTCCAGCAAGAGGAAGTACGATTCGCCGAAGGCCAAGAAGAACTGA
- the ssr2 gene encoding translocon-associated protein subunit beta isoform X2 → MNVGDTSCKQQLYPSEHAHSLLQYPRLEEQQWTVMMMMMMMMMKMVLPVFLLLAVLGLGSGEEGARLLASKSLLNRYAVEGRDLTLQYNLYNVGSSAALEVELSDDSFPPEDFGIVSGMLNVKWDRIAPASNVSHTVVLRPLKAGYFNFTSASVSYLAQEGGQVVVGYTSAPGQGGILAQREFDRRFSPHYLDWAAFGVMTLPSIGIPLLLWYSSKRKYDSPKAKKN, encoded by the exons ATGAATGTAGGGGACACGTCATGCAAACAGCAGCTTTACCCTTCTGAGCATGCGCATTCACTCCTTCAATATCCGAGATTGGAAGAGCAGCAGTGGACGGTAATG atgatgatgatgatgatgatgatgaagatggtgctgcctgtgtttctGCTCCTGGCTGTGTTGGGCCTGGGCTCCGGAGAAGAGGGAGCCCGCCTGCTGGCCTCCAAGTCCCTGCTGAACCGCTACGCTGTGGAGGGCCGAGACCTCACCCTGCAGTACAACCTCTACAATGTGGGCTCCAG tgCTGCTCTGGAGGTGGAGCTGTCGGATGATTCTTTCCCCCCTGAAGACTTTGGAATCGTTTCAGGAATGTTGAATGTCAAATGGGACAGGATTGCACC AGCCAGCAACGTGTCTCACACAGTGGTGCTGCGCCCCCTGAAGGCTGGCTACTTTAACTTCACCTCTGCCTCTGTCAGCTACCTGGCCCAGGAGGGAGGACAAGTCGTG GTTGGCTACACCAGCGCCCCCGGCCAGGGAGGCATTCTGGCTCAGCGCGAGTTTGACCGCCGCTTCTCCCCCCACTAT CTGGACTGGGCTGCGTTCGGCGTGATGACCCTGCCCTCCATCGGCATCCCGCTGCTCCTCTGGTACTCCAGCAAGAGGAAGTACGATTCGCCGAAGGCCAAGAAGAACTGA
- the ssr2 gene encoding translocon-associated protein subunit beta isoform X5, producing the protein MMMMMMMKMVLPVFLLLAVLGLGSGEEGARLLASKSLLNRYAVEGRDLTLQYNLYNVGSSAALEVELSDDSFPPEDFGIVSGMLNVKWDRIAPASNVSHTVVLRPLKAGYFNFTSASVSYLAQEGGQVVVGYTSAPGQGGILAQREFDRRFSPHYLDWAAFGVMTLPSIGIPLLLWYSSKRKYDSPKAKKN; encoded by the exons atgatgatgatgatgatgatgaagatggtgctgcctgtgtttctGCTCCTGGCTGTGTTGGGCCTGGGCTCCGGAGAAGAGGGAGCCCGCCTGCTGGCCTCCAAGTCCCTGCTGAACCGCTACGCTGTGGAGGGCCGAGACCTCACCCTGCAGTACAACCTCTACAATGTGGGCTCCAG tgCTGCTCTGGAGGTGGAGCTGTCGGATGATTCTTTCCCCCCTGAAGACTTTGGAATCGTTTCAGGAATGTTGAATGTCAAATGGGACAGGATTGCACC AGCCAGCAACGTGTCTCACACAGTGGTGCTGCGCCCCCTGAAGGCTGGCTACTTTAACTTCACCTCTGCCTCTGTCAGCTACCTGGCCCAGGAGGGAGGACAAGTCGTG GTTGGCTACACCAGCGCCCCCGGCCAGGGAGGCATTCTGGCTCAGCGCGAGTTTGACCGCCGCTTCTCCCCCCACTAT CTGGACTGGGCTGCGTTCGGCGTGATGACCCTGCCCTCCATCGGCATCCCGCTGCTCCTCTGGTACTCCAGCAAGAGGAAGTACGATTCGCCGAAGGCCAAGAAGAACTGA
- the ssr2 gene encoding translocon-associated protein subunit beta isoform X4, translating into MMMMMMMKMVLPVFLLLAVLGLGSGEEGARLLASKSLLNRYAVEGRDLTLQYNLYNVGSSAALEVELSDDSFPPEDFGIVSGMLNVKWDRIAPASNVSHTVVLRPLKAGYFNFTSASVSYLAQEGGQVVVGYTSAPGQGGILAQREFDRRFSPHYLDWAAFGVMTLPSIGIPLLLWYSSKRKYDSPKAKKN; encoded by the exons ATG atgatgatgatgatgatgaagatggtgctgcctgtgtttctGCTCCTGGCTGTGTTGGGCCTGGGCTCCGGAGAAGAGGGAGCCCGCCTGCTGGCCTCCAAGTCCCTGCTGAACCGCTACGCTGTGGAGGGCCGAGACCTCACCCTGCAGTACAACCTCTACAATGTGGGCTCCAG tgCTGCTCTGGAGGTGGAGCTGTCGGATGATTCTTTCCCCCCTGAAGACTTTGGAATCGTTTCAGGAATGTTGAATGTCAAATGGGACAGGATTGCACC AGCCAGCAACGTGTCTCACACAGTGGTGCTGCGCCCCCTGAAGGCTGGCTACTTTAACTTCACCTCTGCCTCTGTCAGCTACCTGGCCCAGGAGGGAGGACAAGTCGTG GTTGGCTACACCAGCGCCCCCGGCCAGGGAGGCATTCTGGCTCAGCGCGAGTTTGACCGCCGCTTCTCCCCCCACTAT CTGGACTGGGCTGCGTTCGGCGTGATGACCCTGCCCTCCATCGGCATCCCGCTGCTCCTCTGGTACTCCAGCAAGAGGAAGTACGATTCGCCGAAGGCCAAGAAGAACTGA